One Gloeothece verrucosa PCC 7822 DNA window includes the following coding sequences:
- a CDS encoding Cof-type HAD-IIB family hydrolase, translated as MDIRLLVLDIDGTIAGVSNQVSETVKQAVQAAKSQGIQVAIATGRMYHSALRFHAAIGSDLPLIAYNGAWIQDPKTGTRHRHIPVSPPVALTLLNYFEQPEWRTSLDAFCYINDQLYVRQFNDYTDRYAQRSGVEAIAVGDLRNVIAETPTTKVLALCQDGDIAQQLLTSVQVLYKSDELYITQSSPTHFEATNPEATKGTAVRYLAEEILGLSAAQVMAIGDNHNDLEMLKYVGVSVAMGNAPTAVQQIAHWVAPDIENHGVAAAIEKFLLS; from the coding sequence GTGGATATTCGACTTTTAGTTCTCGATATTGATGGTACGATCGCAGGCGTTTCTAACCAAGTCAGCGAAACGGTAAAACAAGCCGTTCAAGCCGCTAAATCTCAAGGAATTCAAGTGGCTATTGCTACCGGCAGAATGTATCATTCTGCCTTGCGGTTTCATGCTGCAATAGGCTCAGATTTACCCCTAATTGCCTACAATGGCGCATGGATACAAGACCCGAAAACCGGCACCCGCCATCGACACATCCCGGTATCCCCACCAGTAGCCCTTACCCTATTAAACTATTTTGAGCAACCCGAATGGCGAACCTCCCTTGATGCTTTTTGCTATATTAACGATCAACTCTATGTGCGGCAATTTAACGATTATACCGATAGATATGCTCAACGTTCAGGAGTTGAAGCTATTGCCGTCGGAGATTTACGAAATGTGATTGCCGAAACCCCTACCACAAAAGTCCTGGCTCTTTGTCAAGATGGTGATATTGCTCAACAACTCCTCACCAGTGTACAAGTTTTATATAAATCTGATGAACTATACATAACTCAATCGAGTCCTACCCATTTTGAAGCTACCAACCCCGAAGCGACTAAAGGAACAGCAGTTCGTTATTTAGCCGAAGAAATATTAGGGTTAAGCGCGGCTCAAGTGATGGCCATCGGCGATAATCATAATGATCTTGAAATGCTTAAATATGTAGGGGTCAGTGTGGCCATGGGAAATGCTCCCACAGCCGTACAACAAATCGCCCATTGGGTAGCCCCTGATATAGAAAATCATGGAGTTGCTGCGGCTATTGAAAAATTTTTACTCAGTTAG
- a CDS encoding PPC domain-containing protein, with product MKSSLAKPWHSVVFLATILLTIWYEPLPVKAEKLYTPLPLPSNNEVNDNLTDEDIPTGEGGFARDYYVQLREGDQVAIDLISEDFDAIVILMAADGSTIAENDDGPDGSTNALLFARISETGKYIIRVRAFGETGSGRFTLKVTRLRPAN from the coding sequence ATGAAATCATCTCTCGCCAAGCCTTGGCATTCTGTTGTCTTTTTAGCAACAATTTTACTAACTATCTGGTATGAGCCTTTACCCGTAAAGGCCGAAAAACTCTACACGCCTCTTCCCTTACCTTCAAATAATGAAGTCAATGATAACCTTACCGATGAAGATATTCCCACTGGTGAAGGGGGATTTGCCCGAGATTATTATGTACAGTTACGAGAAGGGGATCAGGTAGCTATTGATTTAATTTCTGAGGACTTTGACGCGATCGTAATTTTAATGGCCGCGGATGGTTCCACCATTGCCGAAAATGATGATGGTCCTGATGGTTCAACCAATGCCTTACTATTTGCCCGCATTAGCGAAACGGGTAAATATATTATTCGAGTACGGGCGTTTGGAGAAACCGGCAGTGGTAGATTTACTCTCAAAGTTACGCGCTTACGCCCTGCTAATTAA
- the cobS gene encoding adenosylcobinamide-GDP ribazoletransferase, whose translation MKSSILQSLTRKTKQLISSFLAAVTFYTIIGIPSKWQLNFQRITRWCPLIGLLIGGILGVFDFILSHLQMPGLTRSALIVAIWVGLTGGLHLDGVIDTADGLAVLDPKRRLTVMQDSVTGAFGVMAAAIVLLLKTAAVSDLSSYRWFGLMVAAGWGRWGQVAAIAFYPYLKPTGKGAFHKQSICLPQDLILGMVILLLWGGVFVLLEPRRWWIAVVMVIGGGVIALLTGYWFYRQLGGHTGDTYGAVVEWTEAFLLCLLPCLFN comes from the coding sequence ATGAAATCATCAATTTTGCAAAGCTTAACTAGAAAAACGAAGCAGTTAATTAGCTCGTTTTTAGCTGCTGTTACTTTTTATACCATAATTGGTATTCCCTCAAAATGGCAATTAAATTTTCAGCGTATTACTCGCTGGTGTCCTTTAATTGGCCTGTTAATTGGTGGTATCTTAGGAGTCTTTGATTTTATTTTATCTCATCTACAAATGCCCGGGTTAACTCGGAGTGCGCTAATTGTTGCGATTTGGGTAGGATTAACTGGGGGACTACATTTAGATGGCGTGATCGATACAGCAGATGGGTTAGCGGTTTTAGATCCGAAACGTCGTTTAACGGTGATGCAAGATAGTGTAACAGGAGCCTTTGGGGTAATGGCCGCGGCCATTGTATTATTGTTGAAAACGGCGGCAGTAAGCGATTTATCCTCTTATCGATGGTTCGGGTTAATGGTGGCAGCCGGTTGGGGACGTTGGGGACAAGTGGCGGCGATCGCTTTTTATCCTTACCTAAAACCCACCGGCAAAGGAGCATTTCATAAACAATCAATTTGTCTGCCTCAAGACCTTATTTTGGGAATGGTCATCTTGCTCTTATGGGGAGGAGTGTTTGTTCTACTCGAACCGCGTCGCTGGTGGATCGCTGTGGTTATGGTGATCGGTGGAGGAGTGATCGCCCTATTGACGGGGTATTGGTTTTATCGTCAGCTAGGGGGACATACAGGGGATACTTACGGGGCTGTAGTAGAATGGACAGAAGCTTTTTTACTTTGCCTTTTGCCTTGTTTGTTTAATTAG
- the tgt gene encoding tRNA guanosine(34) transglycosylase Tgt → MRFSFNCQATCSQTKARAGVWNTPHGIVETPRFMPVGTLATVKGLTPAQVQTTGAQMILANTYHLHLQPGEGIVQKAGGLHQFMAWKGPILTDSGGFQVFSLSELREIKESGVTFRSPRDGRMIEITPERSIKIQNSLGADVIMAFDECPPANATRVEVERATQRTYRWLERCIQAHERPQEQALFGIVQGGIYPDLRSEAARSLVELDLPGYAIGGVSVGEKLELIHHIVNLTAPLLPPHKPRYLMGVGTYREMVKAVAAGIDLFDCVIPTRFGRHGAAMVKGERWNLKNAQFKEDFTPLDETCPCYTCENFTRAYLNHLIKSREMLGYILLSLHNIAELVRFTQRMREAILSDRFTSEFAEWLNTSPTPR, encoded by the coding sequence GTGAGATTTTCTTTTAATTGTCAAGCAACTTGTAGCCAGACTAAAGCTAGGGCCGGAGTCTGGAATACGCCTCATGGAATCGTGGAAACCCCCCGTTTTATGCCAGTGGGAACATTAGCAACGGTTAAAGGACTGACTCCCGCACAAGTCCAAACCACCGGGGCGCAAATGATCTTAGCCAATACTTATCATCTCCACCTACAACCTGGAGAGGGGATCGTGCAAAAAGCCGGGGGACTTCATCAATTTATGGCTTGGAAGGGCCCGATTTTAACTGACTCGGGCGGATTTCAAGTCTTTAGCTTAAGTGAACTCAGAGAAATTAAAGAGTCTGGAGTGACCTTTCGTTCCCCTAGAGATGGACGTATGATCGAAATCACGCCAGAACGTTCGATTAAAATTCAAAATAGCTTGGGGGCAGATGTGATCATGGCTTTTGATGAATGTCCGCCAGCTAATGCTACACGAGTTGAGGTAGAAAGGGCAACCCAGAGAACCTATCGCTGGTTAGAACGCTGTATACAAGCTCATGAACGCCCCCAGGAGCAAGCTTTATTTGGCATTGTACAAGGCGGGATCTATCCGGATTTACGCAGTGAAGCCGCTAGGTCTTTAGTAGAATTAGATTTACCCGGATATGCCATCGGCGGCGTGAGTGTGGGAGAAAAACTCGAATTAATTCACCACATTGTCAATTTAACTGCCCCGTTGTTACCGCCCCATAAGCCGCGTTATTTGATGGGAGTGGGAACCTATCGAGAAATGGTGAAAGCAGTAGCCGCCGGTATTGATCTCTTTGACTGTGTGATTCCCACTCGCTTTGGAAGACACGGTGCGGCAATGGTGAAGGGCGAAAGATGGAATTTAAAAAATGCTCAGTTTAAAGAAGATTTTACCCCCTTAGATGAGACTTGTCCTTGTTACACTTGTGAGAATTTTACTCGCGCTTACCTCAATCATCTGATTAAGTCAAGGGAAATGTTAGGGTATATTTTGTTATCTCTTCATAACATTGCTGAGTTAGTTCGGTTTACACAGCGCATGAGGGAAGCGATTTTAAGCGATCGCTTTACCAGTGAATTTGCCGAGTGGTTAAATACTTCACCAACCCCGCGCTAA
- a CDS encoding RRXRR domain-containing protein, translating to MLRVPVIAPNKTPLMPTKCSRARRWIKEGKALGRFNDLGQFYLQLIEQPSDNKTQPIAIGIDPGKFFSGIGVQSSLFTLWKAHLELPFQRVRERIDNRGLMRRSRRGRRINRKISFESRAHRQKRFSNRRQGKLAPSIKANRQLELRIISELSKIYPITDIYFEYVKADVDLTSGRKKARAGKGFSAVMVGQKWMLKQLKQFGNVHTRLGWQTCNLRKHLGLEKSKDKAKQSPESHANDGIALACFHFLDYREFHTHNSRGHDWIGKVYLTPSPFVVVKRPPISRRQLHLMVPSKGGIRRKYGGTTTDFGLRKGDLVNSPKGIGYVSGQTKKQISVSDANWKRLGQIASSKVILIQRSTGLIVSH from the coding sequence ATGTTAAGAGTCCCCGTAATAGCACCTAATAAAACCCCGTTAATGCCAACAAAATGCTCTAGAGCAAGACGTTGGATAAAAGAAGGAAAAGCCCTAGGTAGATTTAACGATTTAGGACAATTTTATCTTCAGTTAATAGAACAACCATCTGACAATAAAACTCAACCTATCGCTATTGGTATTGACCCTGGTAAATTTTTTTCTGGGATAGGCGTTCAATCTTCTCTCTTTACCTTATGGAAAGCTCATCTAGAGCTACCCTTTCAACGGGTAAGGGAACGGATAGACAATAGAGGCTTGATGCGACGGAGTAGGAGGGGAAGAAGAATCAATCGGAAAATCTCTTTTGAATCACGCGCACATCGTCAGAAAAGATTCTCTAACAGAAGACAGGGAAAATTAGCCCCAAGTATTAAAGCTAACCGTCAATTAGAACTTAGGATCATCTCCGAATTATCTAAGATCTATCCCATCACCGACATATATTTTGAGTATGTCAAAGCGGATGTAGATTTAACCAGTGGACGGAAGAAAGCTAGAGCCGGGAAAGGATTTTCGGCGGTCATGGTTGGACAGAAATGGATGCTCAAACAACTGAAGCAGTTTGGAAATGTCCATACTCGATTAGGTTGGCAAACTTGCAATCTAAGAAAGCATTTAGGGTTAGAAAAATCGAAGGATAAAGCTAAACAAAGTCCAGAGAGTCATGCTAATGATGGCATCGCTCTAGCCTGTTTCCACTTCCTAGATTATCGAGAATTTCACACCCACAACAGTAGAGGACACGATTGGATAGGAAAAGTTTATTTGACTCCTTCCCCATTTGTTGTAGTAAAACGCCCTCCTATTAGCCGTCGTCAACTCCACTTGATGGTTCCTTCTAAAGGTGGAATAAGACGAAAATATGGGGGTACGACAACTGATTTTGGCTTAAGAAAAGGTGATTTAGTTAATTCCCCCAAAGGAATTGGTTATGTCTCCGGTCAAACTAAAAAACAAATATCTGTCAGCGATGCTAATTGGAAACGATTAGGACAGATAGCCTCTAGTAAAGTGATATTGATCCAACGTTCTACTGGACTAATTGTCAGTCACTAG
- a CDS encoding DUF2949 domain-containing protein, translating to MIMETNRLLNRFLQEDLGIPQESVEMATRYASSQAGSLPMVLWQYGLIDLNQLDRVFDWMEAI from the coding sequence ATGATTATGGAAACCAATAGATTGTTAAATCGTTTTTTACAAGAGGATTTAGGGATTCCCCAAGAGTCGGTAGAAATGGCCACCCGCTACGCTTCCTCACAAGCTGGTTCTCTCCCTATGGTTTTGTGGCAATATGGTTTAATCGATTTAAATCAGCTAGACCGAGTGTTTGATTGGATGGAGGCTATATAA
- a CDS encoding MGH1-like glycoside hydrolase domain-containing protein yields MEAIQFSSEKLRLQEAREANLPWKKWGPYLSERQWGTVREDYSHTGNAWDYFTHDQARSRAYRWGEDGLAGISDDKQQLCFALALWNGVDPILKERLFGLTNSEGNHGEDVKEYYFYLDSTPTHSYMKYLYKYPQAAYPYNDLIQTNRQRNRLQPEYELIDTGVFDEDRYFDVFVEYAKQSPEEILIKISVWNRGPQTATLHLLPTLWFRNTWSWFPKASIKPTLKQLDACTVAAVHPILGERYLYCEGSVPLLFTENETNTERIFKIPNLSPYVKDGINHYVIEGKHDRVNPEKIGTKMAAHYVLEVPAGGVEVVRLRLSDRRLYPEENPFDSQFEEVISTRLEEADEFYNTILSPSLPNDDRNIVRQAFAGMLWTKQFYYYPVKDWLSDEILPPDCTQRYLLRNKEWFHLESSDLLSMPDKWEYPWFAAWDLAFHCVVLGLIDMDFAKAQLKLMTNQVYLHPNGQIPAYEWNFSDVNPPVHCMATWQIYLMDKAERGGKGDRHFLESMFHKLLMNFTWWVNRKDELGNNVFEGGFLGLDNIGVFDRSAPLPSGGMLEQADGTSWMAMFCLDMLSIALELSLENSVYEELACKFYEHFIHIAAAMDQIGINHDELWDEEDGFFYDVLRFPHGDAQRLKVRSMVGLIPLFACAVFSTEVLEKLPNLAKRMQYFNQQNEKLMVNISDPRKPGVGDKRLLSPINEDKLRRILQKMLDESEFLSDYGIRALSRYHHDHPYIFNMEGNIYRVDYEPAESSTGLFGGNSNWRGPIWMPVNALLIQSLRKMYSYYGDEFKIECPTGSGQWMTLWEVADEISHRLCKIFEKNEQGRRPVYGDSEKFQSDPHWQDLILFYEYFHGDNGAGLGANHQTGWTGLVAKWFLADGDLNRQKALDEECSSVMCSLFVQT; encoded by the coding sequence ATGGAAGCTATCCAATTCAGCAGCGAAAAGCTGAGATTACAAGAAGCGAGAGAAGCAAACCTTCCTTGGAAAAAGTGGGGACCTTATTTAAGCGAACGACAATGGGGAACAGTACGAGAAGATTACAGCCACACAGGGAATGCATGGGATTATTTTACCCATGATCAAGCCCGTTCTCGTGCTTATCGTTGGGGAGAAGATGGATTAGCGGGTATATCTGACGATAAACAACAACTGTGTTTTGCCCTAGCTTTGTGGAATGGCGTTGATCCAATTCTCAAAGAACGCTTGTTTGGATTGACCAATAGTGAAGGAAATCATGGAGAAGATGTCAAAGAATATTATTTTTATCTCGACAGCACTCCGACCCATTCTTATATGAAATATCTATATAAATATCCTCAAGCCGCCTACCCCTATAATGACTTAATTCAGACCAATCGACAAAGAAACCGTCTTCAACCCGAATATGAATTAATTGATACTGGGGTATTTGATGAAGACCGTTATTTTGATGTTTTTGTCGAGTATGCCAAACAATCCCCAGAAGAAATTCTCATAAAAATTAGCGTTTGGAATCGAGGCCCGCAAACCGCCACCCTACATCTTTTACCGACTCTCTGGTTCCGCAATACTTGGTCTTGGTTTCCCAAAGCTTCAATCAAACCTACCCTTAAACAACTGGATGCTTGTACTGTTGCGGCTGTTCATCCTATTCTCGGAGAGCGCTATTTATATTGTGAGGGATCAGTCCCGCTACTATTTACGGAAAATGAAACCAATACCGAACGGATCTTTAAAATTCCTAATCTTTCTCCCTACGTTAAAGATGGCATTAACCACTATGTAATAGAAGGAAAACACGATCGCGTCAATCCCGAAAAAATAGGCACAAAAATGGCGGCTCATTATGTCCTAGAGGTGCCTGCTGGCGGCGTGGAAGTCGTGCGTTTACGGTTGAGTGATCGCCGGCTATACCCTGAAGAAAACCCTTTTGATTCGCAGTTTGAAGAGGTGATCTCTACTCGCCTAGAGGAAGCTGATGAATTTTACAATACGATCCTATCACCAAGCCTCCCCAATGATGACCGCAACATCGTGCGACAAGCGTTTGCCGGGATGTTATGGACCAAGCAGTTTTATTACTATCCGGTTAAAGATTGGCTCAGTGATGAAATTCTACCCCCAGATTGCACACAACGCTATCTTCTTCGCAATAAAGAATGGTTTCATCTAGAAAGTTCGGACCTTCTCTCGATGCCGGACAAATGGGAGTATCCTTGGTTTGCGGCTTGGGATTTGGCTTTTCACTGTGTGGTGTTGGGTTTGATCGATATGGATTTTGCTAAGGCGCAACTCAAACTGATGACCAATCAAGTTTATCTACATCCTAATGGACAAATCCCCGCCTATGAGTGGAACTTTAGTGATGTCAATCCGCCTGTGCATTGTATGGCAACTTGGCAAATTTATTTAATGGATAAGGCCGAACGCGGGGGTAAAGGGGACCGCCATTTTTTAGAAAGTATGTTTCATAAATTGTTGATGAACTTTACTTGGTGGGTGAACCGTAAAGATGAACTCGGTAATAATGTTTTTGAAGGCGGCTTTTTAGGGTTAGATAATATTGGCGTTTTTGATCGCAGTGCGCCGTTACCTTCTGGCGGTATGCTGGAACAGGCAGATGGAACCAGTTGGATGGCCATGTTTTGCTTAGATATGTTATCCATTGCCCTAGAATTATCGCTAGAAAATTCGGTTTATGAAGAACTCGCTTGCAAATTTTATGAACATTTTATCCATATTGCGGCGGCTATGGATCAAATTGGCATCAATCACGATGAATTATGGGATGAAGAAGACGGCTTTTTCTATGATGTCCTCAGATTTCCTCATGGGGATGCACAACGCTTGAAAGTGCGTTCAATGGTGGGATTAATTCCTTTATTTGCTTGTGCTGTTTTTTCCACTGAGGTTTTAGAAAAATTGCCCAACTTGGCAAAACGGATGCAGTATTTTAATCAACAGAATGAGAAACTGATGGTTAATATTAGTGATCCTCGAAAACCGGGCGTAGGTGATAAACGCTTATTATCTCCGATCAATGAAGATAAGTTACGACGCATTTTACAAAAAATGTTGGATGAATCCGAGTTTTTAAGTGATTATGGCATTCGCGCTTTATCTCGTTATCATCACGACCATCCTTATATTTTTAACATGGAGGGCAATATTTACCGAGTTGATTATGAACCGGCAGAATCTTCAACCGGACTTTTTGGCGGCAATTCTAACTGGCGTGGGCCGATTTGGATGCCGGTTAATGCGCTACTGATTCAATCCTTAAGAAAAATGTATTCTTATTATGGAGATGAATTTAAAATAGAATGTCCCACCGGTTCAGGTCAATGGATGACGTTATGGGAAGTTGCTGATGAAATCAGTCATCGTTTATGTAAAATCTTTGAAAAAAATGAGCAGGGTCGTCGCCCGGTTTATGGAGATAGCGAAAAATTCCAGAGTGATCCTCACTGGCAGGATTTAATTCTCTTTTATGAATATTTTCATGGGGATAATGGGGCCGGACTGGGGGCCAATCACCAGACGGGATGGACTGGTTTAGTGGCTAAGTGGTTTCTCGCTGATGGGGATTTGAATCGTCAAAAAGCTTTAGATGAGGAGTGTTCGTCGGTGATGTGTTCCCTTTTTGTGCAAACCTAG
- the metH gene encoding methionine synthase: MNSPFLNRLHSLERPVLVFDGAMGTSLQSQNLTAEDFGGPEYEGCNEYLVHTKPEAVAKVHQGYLEAGADVIETDTFGGTSIVLAEYDLADQAYYLNKTAAQLAKQVAQQYSTPEKPRFVAGSMGPGTKLPTLGHIDFDTLKNAYVEQAEGLYDGGADLFIVETCQDVLQIKAALNAIEEVLEKKDNRIPIMVSITMEVMGTMLIGTEIGAALAILEPYNIDILGLNCATGPEQMKEHIKYLSENSPFIISCIPNAGLPENVGGQAHYRLTPLELRMALMHFVEDLGVQIIGGCCGTRADHIKALAEITKDLKPKERHFHYEYSAASIYSTQPYIQDNSFLIVGEKLNASGSKKCRELLNKEDWDGLVSMAKAQVKEGAHILDVNVDYVGRDGVKDMKELASRLVNNVTLPLMLDSTEWEKMEAGLKVAGGKCILNSTNFEDGEPRFYKVLELAKKYGAGVVVGTIDEEGMARTAEKKFQIAKRAYEAAINYGIPPEEIFFDPLALPISTGIEEDRNNGKATVEAIKRIREELPGCHIMLGVSNISFGLNPAARQVLNSVFLHETMAVGLDGAIVSANKILPLAKIEPEYQEISRDLIYDRRRFEGDVCVYDPLTKLTEVFAGKTTKKTGADKANLPIEERLKQHIIDGERIGLEEALAEALKQYPPLDIINVFLLDGMKVVGELFGSGQMQLPFVLQSAQTMKAAVAYLEPFMEKEEGNGNAKGKFIIATVKGDVHDIGKNLVDIILSNNGYKVINLGIKQPVENIIQAYEEHKADCIAMSGLLVKSTAFMKENLAVFNERGITVPVILGGAALTPKFVHQDCQNTYKGQVVYGKDAFSDLHFMDKLMPAKAAGNWDDIKGFLDEFEAAQEPELTQVSVGVTDEDDGKTREPAVIDTRRSEAVEADIERPVPPFWGTKILTPDDIFLDEIFGYLDLQALFVGQWQFRKPREQSREEYDEFLADTVHPILESWKRRVKDENLLHPTVIYGYFPCQSEGNSLLVYDPEIIGQSGGKIPENLDPIWIIDFPRQKSGRRLCIADFFAAKGSGIVDVFPMQAVTVGEVATQFAKTLFESNQYTDYLYYHGMAVQAAEALAEWTHARIRQELGFGDKEPSNIRDILQQRYQGSRYSFGYPACPNIQDQYKQLELLGCDRINMYMDESEQIYPEQSTTAIVAYHAAAKYFST; encoded by the coding sequence ATGAATAGCCCATTTCTTAACCGTCTCCATAGTCTTGAACGTCCCGTCCTCGTTTTCGATGGGGCGATGGGAACCTCTCTTCAGTCGCAAAATTTAACGGCCGAAGATTTTGGCGGCCCCGAATATGAAGGATGTAACGAGTATTTGGTACATACCAAACCGGAAGCGGTAGCAAAAGTTCACCAAGGATATCTTGAAGCCGGGGCCGATGTCATTGAAACAGATACATTCGGAGGCACTTCGATTGTTTTAGCTGAATATGATTTAGCGGATCAAGCTTATTATCTTAATAAAACAGCCGCCCAATTAGCTAAACAGGTTGCCCAACAATATTCTACCCCAGAAAAGCCGCGTTTTGTGGCCGGTTCGATGGGACCAGGGACGAAACTACCCACTTTAGGACATATTGATTTTGATACCCTTAAAAATGCTTATGTAGAACAAGCTGAAGGGCTTTATGATGGGGGGGCTGATTTATTTATTGTGGAAACCTGTCAGGATGTTCTACAAATTAAAGCGGCTTTAAATGCTATAGAAGAAGTTTTAGAAAAGAAAGATAATCGAATTCCCATTATGGTGTCTATTACGATGGAAGTGATGGGCACTATGTTAATTGGAACAGAAATCGGAGCGGCTTTAGCCATTTTAGAACCTTATAATATTGATATTTTGGGGTTAAATTGTGCTACTGGCCCCGAACAAATGAAAGAACATATTAAATACCTTTCAGAAAATTCTCCCTTTATTATTTCTTGTATTCCTAATGCAGGATTACCGGAAAACGTGGGCGGACAGGCACATTACCGCTTAACTCCCCTAGAATTAAGAATGGCGTTAATGCACTTTGTGGAAGATTTAGGAGTGCAAATTATTGGGGGATGTTGCGGCACTAGGGCGGATCATATTAAAGCGTTAGCAGAAATTACCAAAGACCTCAAACCAAAAGAACGTCATTTCCATTATGAATATTCTGCCGCTTCTATTTATAGCACCCAGCCTTATATTCAAGATAATTCTTTCCTCATTGTCGGCGAGAAATTAAACGCCAGTGGCTCGAAAAAATGCCGAGAATTATTAAATAAAGAAGACTGGGATGGCTTAGTCTCTATGGCAAAAGCCCAGGTAAAAGAAGGGGCACATATTCTCGATGTCAACGTGGATTATGTGGGACGAGATGGGGTAAAAGATATGAAAGAGTTAGCCTCTCGTCTGGTCAATAATGTGACCCTTCCTTTGATGCTGGACTCCACAGAATGGGAAAAAATGGAGGCCGGATTAAAGGTTGCTGGCGGTAAATGTATTCTCAATTCTACTAACTTTGAAGACGGAGAGCCGCGTTTTTATAAGGTTTTAGAATTAGCCAAAAAATATGGAGCCGGTGTGGTGGTGGGAACCATTGATGAAGAGGGAATGGCACGCACCGCCGAGAAAAAATTTCAGATTGCTAAACGGGCTTATGAAGCCGCTATTAATTATGGGATTCCGCCTGAAGAAATCTTTTTTGATCCGTTGGCATTGCCCATTTCAACAGGGATAGAAGAAGATAGAAATAACGGAAAAGCCACAGTAGAAGCCATTAAACGCATCCGAGAAGAATTACCCGGCTGCCATATTATGCTAGGGGTTTCTAATATTTCTTTCGGGTTAAATCCAGCCGCCAGACAGGTGTTAAACTCGGTATTTTTGCACGAAACAATGGCGGTAGGGTTAGATGGGGCAATTGTTAGCGCGAATAAGATTTTACCCTTGGCGAAAATTGAACCAGAATATCAAGAGATTAGCCGAGATTTGATTTATGACCGTCGTCGATTTGAAGGAGATGTGTGTGTTTATGACCCCCTCACGAAGTTAACCGAAGTGTTTGCGGGTAAAACCACTAAAAAGACGGGGGCTGATAAAGCCAATTTACCCATCGAAGAACGGCTGAAACAGCATATTATTGATGGGGAAAGAATCGGCTTAGAAGAAGCTTTGGCCGAAGCCTTAAAACAATACCCACCATTAGACATTATTAATGTGTTTCTACTGGATGGGATGAAAGTAGTCGGGGAGTTATTTGGGTCGGGACAGATGCAGCTTCCCTTTGTGTTACAATCTGCCCAAACTATGAAGGCGGCTGTGGCTTATTTAGAACCCTTTATGGAGAAAGAAGAAGGTAACGGTAATGCCAAAGGAAAGTTTATTATTGCTACCGTTAAGGGCGATGTTCATGATATTGGAAAAAATTTGGTGGATATTATCTTGTCTAATAATGGTTACAAGGTAATTAATCTGGGCATTAAGCAACCGGTTGAGAATATTATTCAAGCTTACGAAGAACATAAGGCTGATTGTATCGCCATGAGTGGTTTGTTGGTGAAGTCGACGGCTTTTATGAAAGAGAATTTAGCGGTGTTTAATGAACGGGGAATTACGGTACCGGTGATTTTGGGCGGCGCGGCTTTAACACCTAAGTTTGTGCATCAAGATTGTCAAAATACTTATAAAGGTCAGGTGGTTTATGGTAAGGATGCTTTCTCGGATTTGCATTTCATGGATAAATTAATGCCGGCAAAAGCGGCAGGAAATTGGGATGATATTAAGGGGTTTTTGGATGAGTTTGAAGCCGCACAAGAACCGGAATTAACACAGGTATCTGTGGGGGTAACAGATGAGGATGATGGGAAAACCCGTGAACCGGCAGTTATCGATACTCGTCGTTCTGAGGCGGTAGAGGCAGATATTGAACGTCCGGTTCCGCCTTTCTGGGGTACGAAGATTTTGACCCCTGATGATATCTTTTTAGATGAGATTTTCGGCTATTTGGATTTACAAGCGCTGTTTGTGGGACAGTGGCAATTCCGTAAACCAAGGGAACAGTCACGGGAAGAGTATGACGAGTTTTTGGCAGATACGGTACATCCGATTTTAGAGAGTTGGAAGCGGCGTGTTAAAGATGAGAATTTGTTGCATCCTACGGTGATTTATGGTTATTTTCCTTGTCAGTCTGAGGGGAATTCTTTGCTGGTTTATGACCCGGAAATTATTGGGCAGTCTGGGGGTAAAATACCAGAAAATTTAGACCCTATTTGGATTATAGATTTTCCTCGCCAAAAGTCTGGCCGCCGTCTCTGTATTGCCGATTTCTTTGCGGCTAAAGGGTCGGGTATAGTAGATGTGTTCCCCATGCAAGCGGTTACGGTGGGAGAGGTGGCGACTCAATTCGCTAAGACGTTGTTTGAGTCTAATCAATATACCGATTATCTCTATTATCACGGGATGGCGGTACAAGCGGCTGAGGCGCTGGCAGAATGGACTCATGCAAGGATTCGCCAAGAGTTAGGGTTTGGGGATAAGGAACCCAGTAATATTCGGGATATCCTGCAACAGCGTTATCAGGGTTCTCGTTATAGTTTTGGTTACCCGGCTTGTCCGAATATTCAAGACCAGTATAAGCAGTTGGAGTTGTTGGGATGCGATCGGATTAATATGTATATGGATGAGAGTGAACAGATTTATCCCGAACAGTCTACAACGGCGATAGTTGCTTATCATGCGGCGGCTAAATATTTTAGTACCTAA